From the genome of candidate division WWE3 bacterium:
CCAGTTTTTTAAGTTCCGCGGTTAGGAGTGGCGGGACTTCATCGACCGTTTTTGGGGCCGGCACCATCGTTGGCATTTGAACGGGACTGTTAAAACCCCGTTTTTCCCTAATTTTAGTCACCAATTTTTCTAAATTTGTGACTTGTTCGGTAATACTGGCCTCCTGGGGTTTAGTTGTAACCTCGTCATTATTAGGAAGGGACGCACCATAAACACTTTTAGCCGGAATATTCATTTGAGTTTGGGTATCTTCAATCTTTAAGGCGCGACCGGCATTACCTTCGGGAGTTACGGTCACTTCCGGTGGGGTTTCAATAGTCGTTGTGGTTGTCGTCGGAGCGGTCGTTGTTAAATTACCGGGTACTGAAACATTAAAATTTAAATGTTCTAAGTAAAGTTCTTCGGCGAGATCGAATTTATTTTTAGGTTTATTACTTTGGGCTGCTCCCAGATAAGTCATTAAACGGGCCCGAGAGTTGGCGGGAGCAATTATTAGCGCTTCATTTTTAAGGGCGGAGGCGTAATCAGCCAGTAGAAATTTAGGCGCCAGTGGCTCTTTTTTCCAGGCCCGCAAGGTCGGACTACTTATTGCTTTCCAAAAATTACGAATCCAAACATCCAGACCCCGATTTTCAAAAGGCACGAACGCAAAAGCCAAGCCTCCCAAACTAATAAGAGCAACAAGCGGCCACTTAAAAATAAATACCAGATGTGAAGAGTACACTGCATAGGCACCAACTACCCCTGTCGCGGCATATACGAATTGGCGGACTGTCATCGAGCCAATCAACTTAAATTCCACACTCATGATGTTCTGGGGAACGGGGTGCTGTTTACTGGATGAAAAGTCGGTGGTTGGTAGTGGCATCGACCCTATTATAGTAGAATGCAACCATAAATACACATGTCATTCCGGCCCCGGAGCCGGAATCTAGTAACAGATCAAAATTATAAATTAAAAATTTATTGTATATTTACTGGATTCCGGGTCAAGCCCGGAATGACTAGTGGGTTTGTTTTTGAAGTTCCTCTAATATTCTTTTCTCATCGCGGCTTAGTTTTTTAGGTATTTCGACGAGGATGCGAACAAAAAGGTCACCGCGGCCTCTTCCATGTAAATGAGTTAAACCTCGGCCCTTAACTCTAAAGTCCGTTCCAAACTGAGTACCACTGGGGATTTTTAGTTTTATATTTTCAACCCCAACTTCTTTGCGGTCGCTTAAAGCTGGGACTTCGACTTCACCGCCTAAAGCGGCAGTCGTAAAGCTGATGGTCTTTAAAGTGTACAGGTCATCTCGTTCCCTAGAGAATCTGGCGTCAGGAACGACACGAATCGTTAGCAGCAAATCTCCAGCCGGCGTCCCCGCCGGTCCGGCTTCTCCTTCGCCGGTAAACTTCATTTGGGCCCCATCATAAATACCGGCTGGAATTTTAATTTTCAGTTTTTTACCTTCAAAGTTTATGTCTTGTTCGTCTCCGTAGGCAGCGGCTAGGAAATTAATTCC
Proteins encoded in this window:
- a CDS encoding carboxypeptidase regulatory-like domain-containing protein, which encodes MPLPTTDFSSSKQHPVPQNIMSVEFKLIGSMTVRQFVYAATGVVGAYAVYSSHLVFIFKWPLVALISLGGLAFAFVPFENRGLDVWIRNFWKAISSPTLRAWKKEPLAPKFLLADYASALKNEALIIAPANSRARLMTYLGAAQSNKPKNKFDLAEELYLEHLNFNVSVPGNLTTTAPTTTTTTIETPPEVTVTPEGNAGRALKIEDTQTQMNIPAKSVYGASLPNNDEVTTKPQEASITEQVTNLEKLVTKIREKRGFNSPVQMPTMVPAPKTVDEVPPLLTAELKKLEMETKAAEAAELKVKEDEKTKKKQIAAEFEEMKQNLAALRTNPPINTPITPIKPIVPIQPTMGNAAQEILEEPKIDKSRSLTASPNVINGVVKDSLGKLIQGVIIIVKDDTGDPLRALKTNDLGEFVVSTPLPNGKYRVTASLPGSKFATMEVIADGRLLPTLNFVSKPNL
- a CDS encoding DnaJ domain-containing protein; this encodes MSTKRDYYEVLGVPKGSSEDDLKKAFREAARKHHPDIDKTAGAEERFKEINEAYQVLSNPEKRKAYDQFGHDAFGAGTGAGAGNGGNPFAGGGPFSYTYSTNGEGIDLGDLFGQGGMGDIFESFFGGGYGRSRKGRDKHYQIGINFLAAAYGDEQDINFEGKKLKIKIPAGIYDGAQMKFTGEGEAGPAGTPAGDLLLTIRVVPDARFSRERDDLYTLKTISFTTAALGGEVEVPALSDRKEVGVENIKLKIPSGTQFGTDFRVKGRGLTHLHGRGRGDLFVRILVEIPKKLSRDEKRILEELQKQTH